From a region of the Pristis pectinata isolate sPriPec2 chromosome 2, sPriPec2.1.pri, whole genome shotgun sequence genome:
- the taf1c gene encoding TATA box-binding protein-associated factor RNA polymerase I subunit C isoform X3: MESAFPYSLFPRLYNPGPIAAQRQELGAWGKYEHVQPFVVETGGQQETELKWAALKCLKQENWEPLEPVPIPLLPAKTGCKFRPVSLEELTYSGRIMTGGEREAMTMGPLNFTEQMANFFLDHYNDAFSSTGKLLEEHFFFGESVLRGKARETKVNVNHLKVFTERVKKRGCPLSSASKRARLLNLLMQESIFDIPPNLLAESIHEEMKIQRNKLLFDHSATGGALVYCPFSKGAYFEEGCLIYPGSNSMNLLNFHKIALSYDQDKMPKLNAEFKPVKFELKGRIHQISSSALEEEVFVGVRSDYHCGVWKLSHEMNPSALQVVQTGKMATCINVSPHVPGELVIASESGAAYLWILDKGLQKIRKEIQNLYFNAQLPWRWCDFTAHPRVYMYADRTGLDLTDMRIGAVADCQKGERVILPKHLQDVNPYHHLITTQYSAYIVDERFSTVPVLKWDHMLESPPMFAQVGSGAVRNRTNKIVLGTQRTQEVLLLQYSGGTRLPCQSFGPPQKLSSIYDIMQHLPVRVPHVHEVVAERLHSAGAGLATLYHTRGKKTLSVFQLSAAGDLFYQMLVPKNLSANGKRTLKDSRTIAGSERGPNGAILGKGVQSVNHGMEPRHDEAQDLALGESERQEEASSLRAVDKQRVQSLTKQSTKALLTPSCAALVMCRRWMDSFLKKLQKFQNGSEELQKHSVISTKRLFSHKAFLKDKNSNDTHREMWNKMKAVMEKKKVLCHNTFPILDPVSVPDLVDPSMWRDELSERLTASWEGKWNEWWAEKLDVNRDKKIRALRAKRRWEKLSRAGQRRRLSGSFTSSVSGLSDFSDFSSWSRSSAVDSEQSDYLSGSESNVLSNKSPEMSIERVTEDCGQEVDIQSSVSVVEQNQMPTPMFPQEIQLVSIPKERKRILQNYLAALDCPPQSSQGDDGISWSLPLASSTQLSLDEPSQMASTCEMSLVPVPRSQPGLSQPKKKRARMGF, from the exons ATGGAGAGCGCCTTCCCCTATTCCCTCTTTCCCAGGTTGTACAACCCGGGCCCCATCGCTGCGCAGAGGCAGGAGCTCGGAGCCTGGGGCAAGTATGAGCACGTCCAGCCGTTCGTGGTGGAGACCGGGGGCCAGCAG GAAACAGAATTGAAATGGGCAGCcttaaaatgtttgaaacaaGAGAACTGGGAACCTTTGGAACCTGTTCCAATTCCATTACTTCCAGCCAAaacag GGTGCAAGTTCCGTCCAGTAAGCCTAGAAGAACTTACTTATTCTGGGAGGATAATgacaggaggagaaagagaagcaaTGACAATGGGCCCACTTAATTTCACAGAGCAG ATGGCTAACTTCTTCCTTGATCATTACAATGATGCCTTCAGCTCAACGGGCAAGCTTCTAGAAGAGCACTTTTTCTTTGGTGAATCTGTTCTCAGG ggaaaagcaagggAGACAAAAGTAAATGTAAACCATCTGAAAGTATTCACAGAACGAGTAAAGAAGAGAGG GTGCCCACTTTCCAGTGCAAGTAAACGTGCAAGACTTTTAAATCTGTTGATGCAGGAGTCTATTTTTGACATACCCCCAAACTTACTGGCAGAAAGTATTCACGAAGAAATGAAGATTCAAAGAAACAAACTTCTGTTTGATCACTCTGCCACTGGAGGAGCTCTGGTATATTGCCCTTTTTCCAAAGGAGCCTATTTTGAAGAAGGATGTTTGATCTATCCTGGCAGCAACTCCATGAACTtgctta ATTTTCACAAAATTGCACTAAGTTATGATCAAGATAAAATGCCAAAATTGAATGCAGAGTTTAAGCCAGTGAAATTTGAGCTGAAGGGTAGAATCCATCAAATCAGCTCCAGTGCTTTGGAGGAAGAAG TTTTTGTAGGGGTTCGCTCTGACTATCATTGTGGTGTATGGAAACTCTCCCATGAAATGAATCCATCTGCCTTGCAAGTGGTTCAGACAGGAAAAATGGCTACATGCATTAATGTCAG CCCTCACGTGCCTGGAGAGCTGGTAATTGCTAGCGAGTCTGGAGCTGCCTACCTCTGGATCCTGGACAAAGG CCTTcagaaaataagaaaagaaatacAGAACCTCTACTTCAATGCTCAATTACCATGGAGGTGGTGTGACTTCACAGCTCACCCACGGGTATATATGTATGCTGACAGAACTGGACTGGATTTAACTGATATGAGG ATAGGAGCTGTCGCTGACTGCCAAAAAGGTGAACGGGTGATTCTTCCCAAACACCTTCAGGATGTAAATCCATACCATCACCTAATTACAACACAG TATTCTGCCTACATTGTCGATGAACGATTCTCCACTGTACCTGTTCTAAAATGGGACCACATGTTGGAATCACCACCAATGTTTGCACAAGTTGGCAGTGGGGCAGTAAGGAACAGAACAAACAAGATTGTTTTGGGGACTCAGCGAACTCAGGAGGTGTTACTTCTGCAATATTCAG GTGGGACGCGGCTGCCTTGCCAATCATTTGGACCTCCGCAGAAACTGTCCAGTATTTATGATATAATGCAACACCTGCCAGTCAGGGTACCCCACGTACATGAAGTGGTTGCTGAGAGACTGCACTCTGCTGGGGCAG GACTTGCGACACTCTACCACACTCGTGGCAAAAAGACCCTGTCTGTGTTTCAGCTGTCAGCAGCAGGAGACCTATTTTACCAGATGCTGGTCCCTAAGAACTTGTCAGCTAACGGGAAAAGGACATTGAAAGACTCGAGAACTATAGCTGGAAGTGAACGTGGACCAAACGGTGCTATTTTGGGTAAAGGGGTACAATCAGTAAATCATGGGATGGAACCAAGGCATGATGAAGCACAAGATTTGGCACTAGGTGAAAGTGAAAGGCAGGAAGAAGCCTCTTCACTGAGGGCAGTAGATAAACAAAGAGTCCAGTCATTGACCAAGCAGAGTACCAAAGCACTTTTAACACCCAGTTGTGCTGCTCTTGTCATGTGCAGAAGGTGGATGGACTCATTCTTAAAAAAGCTACAGAAATTTCAAAATGGTTCTGAAGAGCTCCAGAAACATTCTGTCATCAGTACAAAGCGCCTGTTTTCACATAAAGCATTTTTAAAGGATAAAAACTCAAATGATACACACAGAGAAATGTGGAATAAAATGAAAGCAGTTATGGAAAAGAAGAAAGTTCTCTGCCATAATACTTTTCCAATACTTGATCCTGTTAGTGTCCCAGATCTTGTGGATCCCTCCATGTGGAGGGATGAATTGAGTGAAAGACTTACAGCATCATGGGAGGGTAAGTGGAATGAGTGGTGGGCAGAAAAATTAGATGTGAACCGGGACAAAAAAATCAGAGCGTTGCGAGCAAAAAGAAGATGGGAAAAGTTATCTCGAGCGGGACAACGGAGAAGACTGTCAGGGAGCTTCACATCCTCGGTGTCTGGTTTGTCGGACTTCAGTGATTTTTCAAGTTGGAGTAGGTCTTCTGCGGTGGATTCAGAACAAAGCGATTATTTATCTGGTTCAGAAAGTAATGTCCTATCAAATAAATCTCCAGAAATGTCAATTGAGAGAGTTACTGAAGATTGTGGACAAGAAGTGGACATTCAATCCAGTGTGTCTGTAGTAGAACAAAACCAAATGCCAACACCCATGTTTCCACAAGAAATACAGTTGGTCAGTATTCCtaaggaaagaaagagaattcTTCAAAATTACTTAGCTGCACTAGATTGTCCACCACAATCTTCTCAAGGGGATGATGGAATAAGCTGGTCATTGCCATTAGCTTCCTCTACACAACTGTCACTTGATGAACCTTCACAAATGGCATCCACTTGCGAAATGTCCTTAGTACCAGTGCCTCGAAGTCAGCCCGGATTGTCTCAGCCAAAAAAGAAAAGGGCCAGAATGGGGTTTTAG
- the taf1c gene encoding TATA box-binding protein-associated factor RNA polymerase I subunit C isoform X1 has product MESAFPYSLFPRLYNPGPIAAQRQELGAWGKYEHVQPFVVETGGQQETELKWAALKCLKQENWEPLEPVPIPLLPAKTGCKFRPVSLEELTYSGRIMTGGEREAMTMGPLNFTEQMANFFLDHYNDAFSSTGKLLEEHFFFGESVLRGKARETKVNVNHLKVFTERVKKRGCPLSSASKRARLLNLLMQESIFDIPPNLLAESIHEEMKIQRNKLLFDHSATGGALVYCPFSKGAYFEEGCLIYPGSNSMNLLNFHKIALSYDQDKMPKLNAEFKPVKFELKGRIHQISSSALEEEVFVGVRSDYHCGVWKLSHEMNPSALQVVQTGKMATCINVSPHVPGELVIASESGAAYLWILDKGLQKIRKEIQNLYFNAQLPWRWCDFTAHPRVYMYADRTGLDLTDMRAGESYNQTLFKIGAVADCQKGERVILPKHLQDVNPYHHLITTQYSAYIVDERFSTVPVLKWDHMLESPPMFAQVGSGAVRNRTNKIVLGTQRTQEVLLLQYSGGTRLPCQSFGPPQKLSSIYDIMQHLPVRVPHVHEVVAERLHSAGAGLATLYHTRGKKTLSVFQLSAAGDLFYQMLVPKNLSANGKRTLKDSRTIAGSERGPNGAILGKGVQSVNHGMEPRHDEAQDLALGESERQEEASSLRAVDKQRVQSLTKQSTKALLTPSCAALVMCRRWMDSFLKKLQKFQNGSEELQKHSVISTKRLFSHKAFLKDKNSNDTHREMWNKMKAVMEKKKVLCHNTFPILDPVSVPDLVDPSMWRDELSERLTASWEGKWNEWWAEKLDVNRDKKIRALRAKRRWEKLSRAGQRRRLSGSFTSSVSGLSDFSDFSSWSRSSAVDSEQSDYLSGSESNVLSNKSPEMSIERVTEDCGQEVDIQSSVSVVEQNQMPTPMFPQEIQLVSIPKERKRILQNYLAALDCPPQSSQGDDGISWSLPLASSTQLSLDEPSQMASTCEMSLVPVPRSQPGLSQPKKKRARMGF; this is encoded by the exons ATGGAGAGCGCCTTCCCCTATTCCCTCTTTCCCAGGTTGTACAACCCGGGCCCCATCGCTGCGCAGAGGCAGGAGCTCGGAGCCTGGGGCAAGTATGAGCACGTCCAGCCGTTCGTGGTGGAGACCGGGGGCCAGCAG GAAACAGAATTGAAATGGGCAGCcttaaaatgtttgaaacaaGAGAACTGGGAACCTTTGGAACCTGTTCCAATTCCATTACTTCCAGCCAAaacag GGTGCAAGTTCCGTCCAGTAAGCCTAGAAGAACTTACTTATTCTGGGAGGATAATgacaggaggagaaagagaagcaaTGACAATGGGCCCACTTAATTTCACAGAGCAG ATGGCTAACTTCTTCCTTGATCATTACAATGATGCCTTCAGCTCAACGGGCAAGCTTCTAGAAGAGCACTTTTTCTTTGGTGAATCTGTTCTCAGG ggaaaagcaagggAGACAAAAGTAAATGTAAACCATCTGAAAGTATTCACAGAACGAGTAAAGAAGAGAGG GTGCCCACTTTCCAGTGCAAGTAAACGTGCAAGACTTTTAAATCTGTTGATGCAGGAGTCTATTTTTGACATACCCCCAAACTTACTGGCAGAAAGTATTCACGAAGAAATGAAGATTCAAAGAAACAAACTTCTGTTTGATCACTCTGCCACTGGAGGAGCTCTGGTATATTGCCCTTTTTCCAAAGGAGCCTATTTTGAAGAAGGATGTTTGATCTATCCTGGCAGCAACTCCATGAACTtgctta ATTTTCACAAAATTGCACTAAGTTATGATCAAGATAAAATGCCAAAATTGAATGCAGAGTTTAAGCCAGTGAAATTTGAGCTGAAGGGTAGAATCCATCAAATCAGCTCCAGTGCTTTGGAGGAAGAAG TTTTTGTAGGGGTTCGCTCTGACTATCATTGTGGTGTATGGAAACTCTCCCATGAAATGAATCCATCTGCCTTGCAAGTGGTTCAGACAGGAAAAATGGCTACATGCATTAATGTCAG CCCTCACGTGCCTGGAGAGCTGGTAATTGCTAGCGAGTCTGGAGCTGCCTACCTCTGGATCCTGGACAAAGG CCTTcagaaaataagaaaagaaatacAGAACCTCTACTTCAATGCTCAATTACCATGGAGGTGGTGTGACTTCACAGCTCACCCACGGGTATATATGTATGCTGACAGAACTGGACTGGATTTAACTGATATGAGG gCTGGTGAGAGCTATAACCAAACCTTGTTTAAGATAGGAGCTGTCGCTGACTGCCAAAAAGGTGAACGGGTGATTCTTCCCAAACACCTTCAGGATGTAAATCCATACCATCACCTAATTACAACACAG TATTCTGCCTACATTGTCGATGAACGATTCTCCACTGTACCTGTTCTAAAATGGGACCACATGTTGGAATCACCACCAATGTTTGCACAAGTTGGCAGTGGGGCAGTAAGGAACAGAACAAACAAGATTGTTTTGGGGACTCAGCGAACTCAGGAGGTGTTACTTCTGCAATATTCAG GTGGGACGCGGCTGCCTTGCCAATCATTTGGACCTCCGCAGAAACTGTCCAGTATTTATGATATAATGCAACACCTGCCAGTCAGGGTACCCCACGTACATGAAGTGGTTGCTGAGAGACTGCACTCTGCTGGGGCAG GACTTGCGACACTCTACCACACTCGTGGCAAAAAGACCCTGTCTGTGTTTCAGCTGTCAGCAGCAGGAGACCTATTTTACCAGATGCTGGTCCCTAAGAACTTGTCAGCTAACGGGAAAAGGACATTGAAAGACTCGAGAACTATAGCTGGAAGTGAACGTGGACCAAACGGTGCTATTTTGGGTAAAGGGGTACAATCAGTAAATCATGGGATGGAACCAAGGCATGATGAAGCACAAGATTTGGCACTAGGTGAAAGTGAAAGGCAGGAAGAAGCCTCTTCACTGAGGGCAGTAGATAAACAAAGAGTCCAGTCATTGACCAAGCAGAGTACCAAAGCACTTTTAACACCCAGTTGTGCTGCTCTTGTCATGTGCAGAAGGTGGATGGACTCATTCTTAAAAAAGCTACAGAAATTTCAAAATGGTTCTGAAGAGCTCCAGAAACATTCTGTCATCAGTACAAAGCGCCTGTTTTCACATAAAGCATTTTTAAAGGATAAAAACTCAAATGATACACACAGAGAAATGTGGAATAAAATGAAAGCAGTTATGGAAAAGAAGAAAGTTCTCTGCCATAATACTTTTCCAATACTTGATCCTGTTAGTGTCCCAGATCTTGTGGATCCCTCCATGTGGAGGGATGAATTGAGTGAAAGACTTACAGCATCATGGGAGGGTAAGTGGAATGAGTGGTGGGCAGAAAAATTAGATGTGAACCGGGACAAAAAAATCAGAGCGTTGCGAGCAAAAAGAAGATGGGAAAAGTTATCTCGAGCGGGACAACGGAGAAGACTGTCAGGGAGCTTCACATCCTCGGTGTCTGGTTTGTCGGACTTCAGTGATTTTTCAAGTTGGAGTAGGTCTTCTGCGGTGGATTCAGAACAAAGCGATTATTTATCTGGTTCAGAAAGTAATGTCCTATCAAATAAATCTCCAGAAATGTCAATTGAGAGAGTTACTGAAGATTGTGGACAAGAAGTGGACATTCAATCCAGTGTGTCTGTAGTAGAACAAAACCAAATGCCAACACCCATGTTTCCACAAGAAATACAGTTGGTCAGTATTCCtaaggaaagaaagagaattcTTCAAAATTACTTAGCTGCACTAGATTGTCCACCACAATCTTCTCAAGGGGATGATGGAATAAGCTGGTCATTGCCATTAGCTTCCTCTACACAACTGTCACTTGATGAACCTTCACAAATGGCATCCACTTGCGAAATGTCCTTAGTACCAGTGCCTCGAAGTCAGCCCGGATTGTCTCAGCCAAAAAAGAAAAGGGCCAGAATGGGGTTTTAG
- the taf1c gene encoding TATA box-binding protein-associated factor RNA polymerase I subunit C isoform X2, which translates to MESAFPYSLFPRLYNPGPIAAQRQELGAWGKYEHVQPFVVETGGQQETELKWAALKCLKQENWEPLEPVPIPLLPAKTGCKFRPVSLEELTYSGRIMTGGEREAMTMGPLNFTEQMANFFLDHYNDAFSSTGKLLEEHFFFGESVLRGKARETKVNVNHLKVFTERVKKRGCPLSSASKRARLLNLLMQESIFDIPPNLLAESIHEEMKIQRNKLLFDHSATGGALVYCPFSKGAYFEEGCLIYPGSNSMNLLNFHKIALSYDQDKMPKLNAEFKPVKFELKGRIHQISSSALEEEGVRSDYHCGVWKLSHEMNPSALQVVQTGKMATCINVSPHVPGELVIASESGAAYLWILDKGLQKIRKEIQNLYFNAQLPWRWCDFTAHPRVYMYADRTGLDLTDMRAGESYNQTLFKIGAVADCQKGERVILPKHLQDVNPYHHLITTQYSAYIVDERFSTVPVLKWDHMLESPPMFAQVGSGAVRNRTNKIVLGTQRTQEVLLLQYSGGTRLPCQSFGPPQKLSSIYDIMQHLPVRVPHVHEVVAERLHSAGAGLATLYHTRGKKTLSVFQLSAAGDLFYQMLVPKNLSANGKRTLKDSRTIAGSERGPNGAILGKGVQSVNHGMEPRHDEAQDLALGESERQEEASSLRAVDKQRVQSLTKQSTKALLTPSCAALVMCRRWMDSFLKKLQKFQNGSEELQKHSVISTKRLFSHKAFLKDKNSNDTHREMWNKMKAVMEKKKVLCHNTFPILDPVSVPDLVDPSMWRDELSERLTASWEGKWNEWWAEKLDVNRDKKIRALRAKRRWEKLSRAGQRRRLSGSFTSSVSGLSDFSDFSSWSRSSAVDSEQSDYLSGSESNVLSNKSPEMSIERVTEDCGQEVDIQSSVSVVEQNQMPTPMFPQEIQLVSIPKERKRILQNYLAALDCPPQSSQGDDGISWSLPLASSTQLSLDEPSQMASTCEMSLVPVPRSQPGLSQPKKKRARMGF; encoded by the exons ATGGAGAGCGCCTTCCCCTATTCCCTCTTTCCCAGGTTGTACAACCCGGGCCCCATCGCTGCGCAGAGGCAGGAGCTCGGAGCCTGGGGCAAGTATGAGCACGTCCAGCCGTTCGTGGTGGAGACCGGGGGCCAGCAG GAAACAGAATTGAAATGGGCAGCcttaaaatgtttgaaacaaGAGAACTGGGAACCTTTGGAACCTGTTCCAATTCCATTACTTCCAGCCAAaacag GGTGCAAGTTCCGTCCAGTAAGCCTAGAAGAACTTACTTATTCTGGGAGGATAATgacaggaggagaaagagaagcaaTGACAATGGGCCCACTTAATTTCACAGAGCAG ATGGCTAACTTCTTCCTTGATCATTACAATGATGCCTTCAGCTCAACGGGCAAGCTTCTAGAAGAGCACTTTTTCTTTGGTGAATCTGTTCTCAGG ggaaaagcaagggAGACAAAAGTAAATGTAAACCATCTGAAAGTATTCACAGAACGAGTAAAGAAGAGAGG GTGCCCACTTTCCAGTGCAAGTAAACGTGCAAGACTTTTAAATCTGTTGATGCAGGAGTCTATTTTTGACATACCCCCAAACTTACTGGCAGAAAGTATTCACGAAGAAATGAAGATTCAAAGAAACAAACTTCTGTTTGATCACTCTGCCACTGGAGGAGCTCTGGTATATTGCCCTTTTTCCAAAGGAGCCTATTTTGAAGAAGGATGTTTGATCTATCCTGGCAGCAACTCCATGAACTtgctta ATTTTCACAAAATTGCACTAAGTTATGATCAAGATAAAATGCCAAAATTGAATGCAGAGTTTAAGCCAGTGAAATTTGAGCTGAAGGGTAGAATCCATCAAATCAGCTCCAGTGCTTTGGAGGAAGAAG GGGTTCGCTCTGACTATCATTGTGGTGTATGGAAACTCTCCCATGAAATGAATCCATCTGCCTTGCAAGTGGTTCAGACAGGAAAAATGGCTACATGCATTAATGTCAG CCCTCACGTGCCTGGAGAGCTGGTAATTGCTAGCGAGTCTGGAGCTGCCTACCTCTGGATCCTGGACAAAGG CCTTcagaaaataagaaaagaaatacAGAACCTCTACTTCAATGCTCAATTACCATGGAGGTGGTGTGACTTCACAGCTCACCCACGGGTATATATGTATGCTGACAGAACTGGACTGGATTTAACTGATATGAGG gCTGGTGAGAGCTATAACCAAACCTTGTTTAAGATAGGAGCTGTCGCTGACTGCCAAAAAGGTGAACGGGTGATTCTTCCCAAACACCTTCAGGATGTAAATCCATACCATCACCTAATTACAACACAG TATTCTGCCTACATTGTCGATGAACGATTCTCCACTGTACCTGTTCTAAAATGGGACCACATGTTGGAATCACCACCAATGTTTGCACAAGTTGGCAGTGGGGCAGTAAGGAACAGAACAAACAAGATTGTTTTGGGGACTCAGCGAACTCAGGAGGTGTTACTTCTGCAATATTCAG GTGGGACGCGGCTGCCTTGCCAATCATTTGGACCTCCGCAGAAACTGTCCAGTATTTATGATATAATGCAACACCTGCCAGTCAGGGTACCCCACGTACATGAAGTGGTTGCTGAGAGACTGCACTCTGCTGGGGCAG GACTTGCGACACTCTACCACACTCGTGGCAAAAAGACCCTGTCTGTGTTTCAGCTGTCAGCAGCAGGAGACCTATTTTACCAGATGCTGGTCCCTAAGAACTTGTCAGCTAACGGGAAAAGGACATTGAAAGACTCGAGAACTATAGCTGGAAGTGAACGTGGACCAAACGGTGCTATTTTGGGTAAAGGGGTACAATCAGTAAATCATGGGATGGAACCAAGGCATGATGAAGCACAAGATTTGGCACTAGGTGAAAGTGAAAGGCAGGAAGAAGCCTCTTCACTGAGGGCAGTAGATAAACAAAGAGTCCAGTCATTGACCAAGCAGAGTACCAAAGCACTTTTAACACCCAGTTGTGCTGCTCTTGTCATGTGCAGAAGGTGGATGGACTCATTCTTAAAAAAGCTACAGAAATTTCAAAATGGTTCTGAAGAGCTCCAGAAACATTCTGTCATCAGTACAAAGCGCCTGTTTTCACATAAAGCATTTTTAAAGGATAAAAACTCAAATGATACACACAGAGAAATGTGGAATAAAATGAAAGCAGTTATGGAAAAGAAGAAAGTTCTCTGCCATAATACTTTTCCAATACTTGATCCTGTTAGTGTCCCAGATCTTGTGGATCCCTCCATGTGGAGGGATGAATTGAGTGAAAGACTTACAGCATCATGGGAGGGTAAGTGGAATGAGTGGTGGGCAGAAAAATTAGATGTGAACCGGGACAAAAAAATCAGAGCGTTGCGAGCAAAAAGAAGATGGGAAAAGTTATCTCGAGCGGGACAACGGAGAAGACTGTCAGGGAGCTTCACATCCTCGGTGTCTGGTTTGTCGGACTTCAGTGATTTTTCAAGTTGGAGTAGGTCTTCTGCGGTGGATTCAGAACAAAGCGATTATTTATCTGGTTCAGAAAGTAATGTCCTATCAAATAAATCTCCAGAAATGTCAATTGAGAGAGTTACTGAAGATTGTGGACAAGAAGTGGACATTCAATCCAGTGTGTCTGTAGTAGAACAAAACCAAATGCCAACACCCATGTTTCCACAAGAAATACAGTTGGTCAGTATTCCtaaggaaagaaagagaattcTTCAAAATTACTTAGCTGCACTAGATTGTCCACCACAATCTTCTCAAGGGGATGATGGAATAAGCTGGTCATTGCCATTAGCTTCCTCTACACAACTGTCACTTGATGAACCTTCACAAATGGCATCCACTTGCGAAATGTCCTTAGTACCAGTGCCTCGAAGTCAGCCCGGATTGTCTCAGCCAAAAAAGAAAAGGGCCAGAATGGGGTTTTAG